One Klebsiella electrica genomic window, GTTTACGGTCAGGTCGTTAGAACGACTGTGAATACCGATGATCTGGCCTTCGTAAACTTCAGCACCGTGGCCGAGGAACAGCTTACCGCGGTCCTGCAGGCTGAACAGTGCAAACGCAACCGCTTTACCCTGACCGTTGGAGATCAGTACGCCGTTCTGACGCTGGCCCACATCGCCCGCACGAACGTCGTCGTAGTGGCTGAAAGTGGAGTACAGCAGACCAGTACCGGAGGTCATGGTCATGAACTCAGAACGGAAGCCGATCAGGCCACGGCTTGGGATCACGTAGTCGAGACGTACGCGGCCTTTGCCATCTGGATTCATGTTTTTCAGGTCGCCTTTACGCTCACCCAGAGCCTGCATGACAGAACCCTGATGCTGCTCTTCAACGTCCAGCGTGACGTTTTCGAACGGCTCTTGTTTACGGCCGTCGATTTCGCGGAAGATAACTTTCGGACGGGAAACCGCCATTTCGAAACCTTCACGACGCATATTTTCGATCAGCACAGACAGGTGCAGCTCACCACGACCGGAAACGCGGAATGCATCCGCATCCGGAGTTTCTTCGACGCGCAGCGCCACGTTATGCACCAGCTCTTTATTCAGACGGTCAAGAATCTGACGAGAGGTAACGTACTTACCTTCTTTACCGCAGAACGGAGAGGTGTTAACGCAGAAGAACATGGATACGGTTGGCTCATCGACTGACAGCGCCGGCAGCGCTTCAACATTCTGCGGATCGCAGATGGTATCAGAGATGTTCAGTTCGCCCAGACCGGTGATCGCGATGATATCGCCCGCTTCAGCAATATCGCTGTCGATACGCTCAAGGCCCAGGTGGGTCAGAACTTTACCCACTTTACCGTTACGGGTTTTGCCTTCGCTATCAATGATAGTGACCTGCTGGTTTGGCTTCACTTTACCGCGTTTGATGCGGCCGATGCCAATGACGCCAACGTAGTTGTTGTAGTCCAGCTGGGAGATCTGCATCAGCAGCGGGCCATCAAGGTCAACGTTCGGCGCCGGAACACGATCGACGATAGTCTGATACAGCGGAGTCATATCTTCAGCCATATCTTCGTGATCCAGACCCGCAATACCGTTCAGCGCAGAAGCGTAAACGATCGGGAAGTCCAGCTGTTCGTCGGTAGCGTCGAGGTTAACGAACAGGTCGAATACCTGATCGACAACCCAGTCAGGGCGCGCGCCAGGACGGTCAACTTTGTTGATAACGACAATCGGCTTCAGGCCATGAGCAAAGGCTTTTTTGGTCACGAAGCGCGTCTGCGGCATCGGGCCGTCAAATGCGTCAACCACCAGCAGCACAGAGTCAACCATGGACATGACACGCTCAACCTCACCTCCGAAGTCGGCGTGCCCAG contains:
- the typA gene encoding ribosome-dependent GTPase TypA, producing MIENLRNIAIIAHVDHGKTTLVDKLLQQSGTFDARAETQERVMDSNDLEKERGITILAKNTAIKWNDYRINIVDTPGHADFGGEVERVMSMVDSVLLVVDAFDGPMPQTRFVTKKAFAHGLKPIVVINKVDRPGARPDWVVDQVFDLFVNLDATDEQLDFPIVYASALNGIAGLDHEDMAEDMTPLYQTIVDRVPAPNVDLDGPLLMQISQLDYNNYVGVIGIGRIKRGKVKPNQQVTIIDSEGKTRNGKVGKVLTHLGLERIDSDIAEAGDIIAITGLGELNISDTICDPQNVEALPALSVDEPTVSMFFCVNTSPFCGKEGKYVTSRQILDRLNKELVHNVALRVEETPDADAFRVSGRGELHLSVLIENMRREGFEMAVSRPKVIFREIDGRKQEPFENVTLDVEEQHQGSVMQALGERKGDLKNMNPDGKGRVRLDYVIPSRGLIGFRSEFMTMTSGTGLLYSTFSHYDDVRAGDVGQRQNGVLISNGQGKAVAFALFSLQDRGKLFLGHGAEVYEGQIIGIHSRSNDLTVNCLTGKKLTNMRASGTDEATVLVPPVKMTLEQALEFIDDDELVEVTPTSVRIRKRHLTENDRKRAMRGAKED